A DNA window from Streptococcus mutans contains the following coding sequences:
- a CDS encoding metal-sulfur cluster assembly factor, which yields MADKNYTPEEIAKIKDRILEALEMVIDPELGIDIVNLGLIYDIRFEDSGRTEIDMTLTTMGCPLADLLTDQIHDALKDVPEVLDIDVKLVWSPAWTVDKMSRYARIALGIR from the coding sequence ATGGCAGATAAAAACTATACTCCCGAAGAAATTGCTAAAATTAAAGATAGAATCCTTGAAGCTTTGGAAATGGTTATTGATCCAGAACTGGGTATTGATATCGTTAATCTAGGTCTTATCTATGATATTCGTTTTGAAGATTCAGGCCGTACTGAAATTGATATGACATTAACAACGATGGGCTGCCCATTAGCAGATTTGCTTACAGATCAAATCCACGATGCTCTTAAAGACGTTCCAGAAGTTTTGGACATTGATGTGAAACTTGTTTGGTCACCAGCTTGGACAGTGGATAAAATGAGCCGCTATGCCCGTATT